cccggctctgggtggagagtgggggctgggagccaggactcctgggctccatccccggctctgggaggagagtgggggtttgtgggggggctgggagccaggactcctgggttctatccccggctctgggaggagagtgggttgCTAGTGGGTTAGaatggggggaggctgggaaacaggactcctgggttccatccccagctccgggaggagagtgggggctagtgggttagagcggggggttggggctctgggctcctgagctctgttcctggctctgggaggggagtgggggctggtgggtgagagcaggggggctgggagacaggactcctgggttctattcccacagACTTGTTGTGTGACTTGAGTGAGTGGCTTATCCTGTTtggccctcagtttccccagctgtatcAGAAGCGGAGTGACACAGACACACCCTGAAAAGGGACGTGCTGGGCGGAGGGAAGCCTTGGCTCTGTCCCAGTAGGTGTtttatggggagaggaggggacatGGTTCTCTTCTCCCCATCTTTCCTCTGTCAGATACACGAGCACCCCACCCCATGGCCAGACCCAGGCAATCCAGGATGGATGCGgtggccccagccagccccccggggaggggaggggaggggagactgaaaTGCTGCCTGGCTCCTGTGTGAGAGCGAGGTGCCTGGAACCAGAGACGGGAGGCTGCTCGCAGAGCCTGGGTCAGGCTTGTTTCACCGCACACGTTCTGTGGCTCGATTCTGCTGTGAAACCTCAAAGAGCCATTTGCCTGTGGCTGGTTTGTGCTAAGCACAAGGAAATGTGACCTGCTCTGATTTGGTGTCCTTCGTGCAGAGCCTCACAGAgcgagcgggggagagagggatggGGATGGGTGGAAGGAGGAACCAGCTAGTGGAGGAAGGGGCCTGAAATGTACTAGAGGGGTAagaaaatctccctgtgggctgggtgcagggtggAAGCAGGAAGAGGGTCTGAACCGGCCCGTGTGGAGCCCACTAGTAACCACGTGCCCTGTTCTGTAGGCCGGATCCTTCTCCCACAAGGCTCTgtccttgctcccccctccccggacACAACAGGCTGCTTGTAAAGGTCTCCAGAAAAATGGCATCAGCCTAGACTGAGCCAAAGCAGCTCCTGGAGCATGTGGGCATCCGAGCCGTAGGAAATTCTAAGCCAGGCTGACGTATGTGGGGCAAACATTGGCCTAAGCAGGGGCAAGGCCCGTGACTGACCCCAGGCCTGGGTTTGGCCTGCAGGGAGACAAGGGACAGCGAGGGGACCTTTCTGTCCTGTGGGGTAAAGGGTTAAGTGCGGCTCCTGTTCCTCCCTAATAGCAAAGGCTCCGTAGCTGCTGCCTGGGGAAGGGACGGCTCAGTCCGACTCCCCAGTACTTCCCCGTGTGTCCTGACAGCGAACAAGtcagagcacaggcctggggaCGGGGACCAGGACCTCCCGAGCACTCTGGTCTCCCTTTGGATTCATCCAGCCCCCGCAGGCTTCACTTTCCTCCTCTGGGAGAGGATAAAGCAACGTCCCCCGCGGACTCCGTACGATAACAGGGAAAGCTGGACGGACGAGAATGAATCCATCAttcgcagccacctctggggaggagccagagcaGCCGTTTAACAATACACCGCAGCCCTTCGGCCCGTTTAGGACACGAAGCCACGTCCGGGTggatggggggcgggagggatctAGGAAGGATGCAGTCCCCTAGCCTGGGATTTGGCCAGGAGATCCAGGCTGTGTGATCTTCAGTGATCCCAAGCGATCTCACCCAAACAACTGCGCTTCCGCACTCCTAGCGCCAGGGTTCTCTGCTGACTCTCTCCTAGCCGGGcactggcctgggccagccctaCTTAGCTTTGGAgtagggggaccagacagcaagtgtgaaacatcgggacgggggtggggggtaataggagcctatataagaaaaagacccccaaaatcgggactgtccctataaaatcgggacatctggtcaccctacttaggaGGGGGCCACAGTTGCCAAGTCACATGGAGGAGGAGCAAGGTGCAAACCCAGGAGCCTTAACTAGGTGGTGCAAACCGGCCACCGTAGCAGCCCAGCTAGCTGGAACTTCCAgtgggacgggacgggacggacgGGAGGGGCAGGGCGGCAAAGCAGCCAATTGGATTAAAGTCACGGCTCTTGATTTTGAAGAGTCCAGCGGTGACATTGCAGGGCcggggtggagtggagctgggggtgggggagtgtgtgAATCGCTGGGATACAGAGTCTGCCAAAACCAGAGCGAGTGGCAGAGAAGGGCTAAGGATTTGGGCAGGAAGGGCCGAGGCAGCTTGAGGCGAAGGTGCAGTCGGGTGGCTCTGGGCCTGGGCCTGCAGGACACGCTAGAGAAAGCACTGCGTGCAGGTGAGGGAGGCCGGGGCTCAGTGGCTGGAAGAGCCAGGTGTTCCTGGCAGGTAGAGGGAGACGACCCCCCGAGAGCCTGGGAAAGTTGCAGCAGGCCATGGTGAAAGGCTGAGCAGCAGCCCGGGGCAGGCgtcagcagctggagcagccagcTGTGAGCTGGTGAGATTccagcctggctcccaggcccacACCCCTGGGGGGTCCCGATCTCCAGGGCTGATGAATTGTTTTCTCAGGTTACCAACCTCGTTTCTCGATCTGTCCAATTTTTACAGGCTGCTTGGGAACCCGCCCGGTGCCTTCGTGACAGCCCAGGATGGCCACGCCCTGGTTCCTGCTGATGTCCGTGTGGCTCCCGCTGAGCCTTCTCCCCGTGTGCCGAGCTCAGGAGCCCCTTCCGTCTGGGTGCGGCACGGACCTGCCCTGGCTGTACTCCAACCTCTGCGACCTGTCGGCGGCCTGGGGCATCGTGCTGGAGGCGGTGGCCAGCTTCGGGGCAGTGAGCAGCTTCGTGCTCACCATCATCCTGGTGGCCAGCCTGCCCTTCGTGCAGGACCCCAGGAAAAAGAGCCTGGTGGGGACTCAGGCGTTCTTCCTCCTGGGCACGTTCGGCCTCTTCTGCCTGACCTTCGACTTCATCGTCAAGCGAAACTTCTCCACCTGCACCTCGCGGCGCTTCCTCTTCGGGGTCCTCTTCGGGATCTGCTTCTCCTGCCTGGTGGCCCATGCCCTCACCCTTAACTTCCTGGCCAGGAGGAAccatgggctgcagggctgggtgaCCTTCGGCGTGGCCTTGCTGCTGGCTCTGGTGGAGGTGATCATCAACACCGAGTGGCTGCTCATCACCCTGGTGAGGAGCGAcggcccctcccaggacccctgcgcCGTGGCCAACAAGGACTTCGTCATGGCGCTCATCTTCGTCATGTTCCTCCTGTTGGCTGCCTTCGCCGCTGCCTGGCCCGCCCTGTGCGGCCGCTACAAGCACTGGAGGAAGCACGTCGTCTTCATCCTCCTCACCACCTCCCTGTCTATGACCATCTGGGTGGTCTGGATCATCATGTACCTCTACGGGAACCAGCAGAGTGGGGGCCCGGCCTGGGACGACCCCACGCTGGCCATTGCTCTGGTGGCCAATGCCTGCGTCTTCATCATCTTCTACATCATCCCTGAGGTCTCCCACGTGACGCGCCCGGCCCCAGAGCAGGCCTACGAGAACGACATGTACCCGACCAGGGGCGTGGGCTACGAGACCATCTTGAAGGAGCAGAAGTCCCAGAGCATGTTTGTGGAGAACAAGGCTTTCTCCATGGAGGAACCCTCCTCAGGTAGGCAGGAGAGCCCCTGGCCAAGGGGGCCGCAGGCACTGGGGTGGGAGAGGCAGCTGTGGCTCTGGGTGATTGTacgtccctctgcagagggggCTTGTGCTGGGGTGTGGTGGTCGGGGGGGTTCCCCTTTCACGGCAAATTCCAGCTGACTCGGGGTCCGTCCTTCGTGTGCACACGGGCGTGCGTTCCGGGAGCTGCCCAACAGCACCGTCCTATGGGAGCCGAACCTCGGGCCAGGGGAGCTGttccctgagcccagccctgcacGGCCCTGAGCAGCCTCCGCCTGCCTGACTTCCACGGGAGCTGGCTGAATAGCACCTCTTGGGGGAGCTCAGCGCcgtgcaggattgagccctttgtGACCCAGGACGGCTTCCATTGAgggaccctcctcccccccccatctccattCAGTCAAATATTTGGGACGGTGCCAGGGAGCGGTGGTGTTTGGGCTGCTGCTGATGACAGAGCTGGCCCATAACGTGGACAGAGCGGGCTGTGAGCCGTGGCTTTGGCAGGGAACTGGAGCCACTGGCCCCGGTGCACGGGGAGGGTTTATGTCTGGCATTATACCCACGTGTCTGATGTTACCCCCGCTGAGGGTGGCCAGGCCAGTGCCTGGGGGGGTGGCTGAGATCAAACTTGTTTGTTTATGTCCTGTAATTGTGTGACCCAGCAGCTCCAGGCTGCGCCCATGGCAGCTGCCCgtctctctccctgctcccctctggcCACCTCGCCCCTTCTTGCCTCTTCCCCTCAGGTAGTGTCGTGGTGTGTTAGGcgctgagctctctggggcagggccctgtGTGGGGGCAGCGCCCAGCGCCGCGGAGCCCTGATGCTGACGGGCCCGGTTGCTACAGCGACACAAATACCCCTTTGTGGAGCACAGAGCCTGGCTCCGGGGAGGGAGTTGTCAGCCAGGCAGCCTGCCCTGGTGGGAAGGTTTGTTGTGACACGGTCCATCCAGCAGGACCTGGACAGAGACCACCTACGCGCTTGGATCTGGTGAGGGAACAGCCCGATATCTGCTCAGTACCAACCTGGACCGGCTGAAATAATGACTTCGATTGTTGTCGTTCTGGAAACACGCAGGCTGCGTGCTGGCCTGGGACGTTTACAGCTGGGGGAGCCCAACCCTTTTCTTCCTTGTGCCTGTTGCCAAGAGCACAGCGCGCTTCACGGGCTTTTCCTCCACTAAGAGAAAGTGTAGCTgctagttcccccccccccacccgctacGACCTGCAATAACAAACCTGTGCGGTGCCCCAGCTCCATTGAGAAGCCAGACAAGAACAAAGCAGCACGTGTAACCGAGGGCTCACAAGCCACCCTACAATAACACGCTTGTGTTTGCCACAcaggcgcagcccccccccctaaCCAGCCAGCGTGcgcaggccagagctcccaggtgACCCTACGATAACAAACCATTGCTCACGCGTAAATAACATGGGCTGGCGCCGATTGGCTAAGCCTGCGTGTGACTGAATTGCTGCTGGGACTGGGGCCAAACAAGCCTTgcctccagcccccagctgctcgcccctgggggcaggacctcTTGTGAATTAGCTCATTAAAACCTGCTTGTTCGTGCTGTGCCATAAACAGATCCTTGCTCCACAGCCGCCTTCTGCTCTGGAAGGCTGGTCTGCGCACGCACGTTGGACCCCGCTAACGACCCCGGTCTCGGGAGAGCGGCACAGTCCTCCCAGAGGGGCCGCAGTCAGACCGGGACACAGGTGCTGGCCCCAGGATAGCTTATTCCTGTGCACGCTGGGGAATAAGATAGGAACATGGGAGTAACGGGTCCCTGAGTCCAGTTCCTGTATCGCAGGCAGGCCCGTCGTCTAACCCTAAAACATCCCAGCATAAGGCCCCTTGAGCACCGCGTAAGTGTGGCCCCACCTGGGGTTGTACTGGAGTAACTATAGCTGACGTGGCTCTACCAGCGTGTGGAGCAGGCCTGAGCCAGCcggtgccctgggctggggtggtCTAGGTTTGCCTGCTGCAGGGGCTGGACTGGCTGATTTCCCCagggcccttccagccccagGTCTGTGTGATTCTGTGACTCAACGGTCTGTACGTCGCCTCCCGAGTGCTGCCACCTGCCCGCGCAGCGCTGGAAGGCTGCCCGCTTGTTAAGGCAGCGTGAAAAACTGCACATCCCGGCTCCATCTTCGTCAAGCCTGCTGATCTCAGGgaccagctcccattgatttcagtgggcttgtGTCAGACCGCAGCCTTCTGTGCCGGTGTCCAGCCAGGAGGTTCCTGCCCTCCGGAGAGAAGTCTGTCTACTCCCTTTCAGCGTGGCCAGTGGGCAGTTAACGCACGGGCCCATGGGTCCTGTGCCCAGGAGCCCTGGCCACTTTGGGGGCCCCAGGAGTGCCAGAACCTTGTAGACGTGGGGAGGCGGCACTGGTGCCCGAGCTGTGACCTcgtcccctgctcctcctcttccccagggccccagcccctggccaggccagaagctggagctgggcagtggTAGAAgttgccatggggagccctgagaacagcccctggcccatgtccctgccccccaggaagaGGCTGG
The sequence above is a segment of the Mauremys mutica isolate MM-2020 ecotype Southern chromosome 12, ASM2049712v1, whole genome shotgun sequence genome. Coding sequences within it:
- the GPRC5C gene encoding G-protein coupled receptor family C group 5 member C produces the protein MATPWFLLMSVWLPLSLLPVCRAQEPLPSGCGTDLPWLYSNLCDLSAAWGIVLEAVASFGAVSSFVLTIILVASLPFVQDPRKKSLVGTQAFFLLGTFGLFCLTFDFIVKRNFSTCTSRRFLFGVLFGICFSCLVAHALTLNFLARRNHGLQGWVTFGVALLLALVEVIINTEWLLITLVRSDGPSQDPCAVANKDFVMALIFVMFLLLAAFAAAWPALCGRYKHWRKHVVFILLTTSLSMTIWVVWIIMYLYGNQQSGGPAWDDPTLAIALVANACVFIIFYIIPEVSHVTRPAPEQAYENDMYPTRGVGYETILKEQKSQSMFVENKAFSMEEPSSAKKPVSPYSGYNGQLVTSVFQPTEMALMHKGPSEDNYSVILPRATANSQMISSASSTLRAEDAYAAQSWHAAAQKDGKGVQAPSPYSKSRW